In Arcobacter sp. CECT 8983, the DNA window GTTTGAGAAAGCCATTGAATCTTTTGATAAAGTTATAAAAGAGTTTTCTTCTTTTGAAAAACAAGTTGCAATTGCATATCATAATAAAGCAACTGTTTTAGCAGAATTACAAGATGAAAAACAGATGAAAAAAGTTTGTGATGAGTTAATTGAAAAGTTTTCAAATGTTCATGATGAATTTATCATGAACATTGTCTCTTCTGCAGAAGTTCTAAAAGATAAGGACACTTTTAATAAAAACTGTTTTTAGTGACCTCGTCCTAACATCTCAGATGCTTCCATAACAATCATGAAAGCATCTTCATCTGTTTGCTGAATAATTTGCCTTAATGCACCTAATCTTCTAACATCAATTACCATAAAAATAAGAGTTTTGTCATCTTTTTTGTTTAAAGCATCCCCTTGAATAAGTGTACCTTCATGCTTTAAATTTTGGCTAATTTGTTTTCCTAACTCTTGTGGTTTTGAAGTAGTAATATGAATAACTTTAGTTGTAAGTGTTCCTGTTAATACAATATCAATAGCTTTAGCTGTTACATAAATACTCATAATACTTAAAACTGCTTTTTCAAAATCTTTAAATACATAAATTGAAGAGATTACAATAAGTGCATCAATAAATAAAATAATTTGTGCTGGTTTAAAATGTGAGTTTGTTGAAACTATTTTTGCAACAATAGTGGAACCACCAGCACTTGCATGTCCTTTTATAATAAAACCAACCCCAAAACCAATAACTGCTCCTGCAAAAATAGCAGCAACTAAGATATTTGAAATTAGTAAATCAAAATCTAATGTATATGAAAAAAAATCAATAAAAATAGAAATAAGAAAAACAGTGATGATTGTTCTTACTGCAAACATTTTCCCAAAATATTTTATTCCCCAAATAAGCAAAGGGATATTTATAGCAATAACCATACTTCCAATAGAAAAACCAGTAAGTTTATGTAATAAAATTGCAGCACCAGGGGTTCCACCAGTAGTGAAGTTATGAGGATTAAAAAATAATACAACAGATAATGCGATAAAAAGAGTTCCTAAAATAATATAAAAAATATTTATAAATTCTTTCTTATTAAAAATAGTTTTCATATATTCCTTTCTAGTTTTTTGGGATTATATCAAATTAAATAAAATATTTTATAATATCTTGAAAAAACGGGGTATTTATGATAAAGTGATAATAAAAAATAATTAGGTTTTATATATGGGAATATTTCAAAAAATAATTAGTGCAATAGCTAATGCTTCGATGCCAATCTATAAATTTGAAAATAATCAAATAGCTTTTAAAACAGATTTTGAAGAATATATAAAATATGATTTAGATATTTATGATATGAAAACGAGACATGATCCTTTTGTTGTAGAGGCTTACACTATAAATAATGAAGAAATATTTTTAGAATATGTAAAAACTGACACAAACACAACTTGGAATGGACAAGCTTTGAGTCTATATGAAGACTTCTTTAAACAAAAACTACAAATAAATGAGTTTGAGACTTTAGAGTCAAAAGATATATCAAACTATACTTTTAAAGTAAAAAGAGTAGATGATGCTTTTATTTTACATATAATCTATATTTGGGCTGCAAATACAGATGTATTTATTGTAGATATGAAAGGTAAGTTATATAAAAAGTTATTATCAGAATTTGAAGAAGGATATACTTATAATTATGAGAAAGAACAAAAAGGTAATGTAAATTTTAATATCTCTCTTGTAAAAGAAAATTGTATTCAAGGTTTCTTTAATGCAAGTCATTAAAAAAATACAAACATATTTTTTTATAATTTTATTTTTTAGTGCTTGTAGCATAAATAGTTTAAATAACTATTCTTCAAAAACTAAAGAACTCTCTTTTTATTCAAATAGTAAATTAATAGAAAAACTAAGCTTTAATAATCCAAAACAAAAGTACTACTTATCAATGCCTTGTGTTTCTAACTCTTATACAATAGAAGAAAAAAATAGTAGATATGGGAAATTGTTTTTTGAGTACATTGATTTAAATAGTAATTGTGTTTGGACAGGTTTAGCAAGTAGTTTTTTTGAAACGAGTTTAAATTATGAGTTAAAGCTTAATTCTTTTGAAGTTGTAGAAAATATTGATATAAATAATTATACTTTTAAAACCTATAAAATAAACAATGAAAGTTATTTAAGTGTTATTTATTCTTATTATACAAATACAAATATGTTTTTAATTGATTATAACGGGAAATTTTACACAAAATTTTTAAAAGAATTGAAACCAAGCTATAAATCAAAA includes these proteins:
- a CDS encoding YitT family protein; translation: MKTIFNKKEFINIFYIILGTLFIALSVVLFFNPHNFTTGGTPGAAILLHKLTGFSIGSMVIAINIPLLIWGIKYFGKMFAVRTIITVFLISIFIDFFSYTLDFDLLISNILVAAIFAGAVIGFGVGFIIKGHASAGGSTIVAKIVSTNSHFKPAQIILFIDALIVISSIYVFKDFEKAVLSIMSIYVTAKAIDIVLTGTLTTKVIHITTSKPQELGKQISQNLKHEGTLIQGDALNKKDDKTLIFMVIDVRRLGALRQIIQQTDEDAFMIVMEASEMLGRGH